In Oryza sativa Japonica Group chromosome 3, ASM3414082v1, one DNA window encodes the following:
- the LOC107275907 gene encoding putative UPF0481 protein At3g02645, with protein MGICPNLQFDEAQWIIRIKRILDEEIEVHDSQPISIFDVPKPLLCTKPEAYTPQLVALGPYHHCREELRDMEMYKLSAARRAQRHLPGMSFQQLVAVFATLEFEIRAYYHRHLGLSNDALAWMMAIDVSFLLEFLQTFSQDSSQRAALQRIPSRMSHLVDPSRRTSSHTMVLHDVVMLENQIPLFLLLKATEMRGSSRATAESVLSSVLSGFFQEVSSLVATGSPCTDTTRHAHLLDFLYSNMAPCYVEGLDLDDATEQADDDDDDDQSKHHMKSTLRSLTDLLIKRVTKFLSVLVDLGVRIILKLLTRIPCLSMIAQQLNSQPTQGQQPIKDFQNNKSCVSPLLEEIAVPCVAELAYSGVRFVPANGGISTIEFCAEAATLRLPVIRVDVNSEVVLRNMVAFEASTGRRALVLARYVELMNGIIDTDEDARLLRESGVILNHLKSDREVAELWNGMTRSVRLTRVPALDRVIDDLNRHHDSCWKVRINRFLKARVLGSRELVACITMALLILFMSLQAFCIARTKGAD; from the exons ATGGGGATTTGTCCAAATCTCCAATTCGACGAAGCACAATGGATCATTCGCATCAAACGTATTCTTGATGAGGAGATCGAAGTCCATGACAGCCAACCCATCTCCATCTTTGATGTCCCAAAGCCCCTACTATGCACCAAACCTGAAGCCTACACCCCTCAGCTGGTTGCGCTTGGCCCTTACCACCATTGTCGCGAAGAGCTCCGTGACATGGAGATGTACAAGCTCTCTGCTGCCAGGAGAGCCCAACGCCACCTCCCAGGTATGAGCTTCCAACAGCTCGTGGCTGTCTTCGCTACGCTAGAATTCGAGATTCGAGCTTACTACCACAG gcATCTAGGCCTCAGCAATGACGCACTAGCATGGATGATGGCCATCGACGTGTCGTTCCTTCTCGAGTTCTTGCAGACGTTTAGCCAGGACAGTAGCCAGCGGGCAGCGCTGCAGAGGATCCCGTCAAGGATGTCGCATTTGGTTGATCCATCTCGGAGGACATCCTCTCACACCATGGTGCTGCACGACGTTGTCATGCTGGAGAACCAGATCCCTCTGTTTCTGCTCCTCAAGGCGACGGAAATGCGAGGCTCGTCGCGTGCGACAGCGGAATCTGTCCTGAGCTCCGTCCTGTCCGGGTTCTTTCAGGAGGTCTCCTCCCTCGTGGCCACGGGCTCTCCGTGCACCGACACGACACGACACGCCCACCTTCTTGATTTCCTCTACTCTAACATGGCTCCATGCTATGTCGAAGGATTGGATTTGGATGATGCCACAGAACAagcagatgatgatgatgatgatgatcaatCGAAGCATCACATGAAGAGTACTCTGCGTTCATTAACAGACCTGCTCATCAAGCGTGTCACCAAGTTTCTTTCAGTGCTGGTTGATCTCGGTGTTAGGATCATACTGAAGCTCCTCACCAGAATACCATGCCTCTCAATGATCGCGCAACAACTGAATTCACAGCCAACACAAGGACAACAACCCATTAAGGATTTTCAGAACAACAAGAGCTGCGTATCGCCGCTTCTCGAGGAGATCGCGGTGCCTTGTGTTGCCGAGCTAGCTTACTCCGGCGTCAGGTTCGtcccggcgaacggcggcatcTCCACGATCGAGTTCTGCGCGGAAGCCGCGACGCTGCGCCTCCCGGTGATCCGGGTCGACGTGAACAGCGAGGTCGTGCTGCGGAACATGGTCGCCTTCGAGGCGTCAACAGGGCGCAGAGCGCTGGTGCTGGCGAGGTACGTCGAGCTGATGAACGGGATCATCGACACCGACGAGGACGCCCGGCTGCTGAGGGAGTCGGGGGTGATCCTGAACCACCTCAAGAGCGACAGGGAGGTGGCGGAGCTGTGGAATGGGATGACGAGGTCGGTGAGGCTGACGAGGGTGCCGGCGTTGGACAGGGTGATCGACGACCTGAATCGGCATCACGACAGCTGCTGGAAGGTGAGGATCAACAGGTTCTTGAAGGCGCGGGTTCTTGGCTCTAGGGAGCTCGTGGCGTGCATCACGATGGCCCTGCTCATCCTCTTCATGAGCCTCCAGGCTTTCTGCATTGCCAGGACAAAGGGCGCTGATTGA
- the LOC9267654 gene encoding uncharacterized protein: MIGRKERKKGVQARMLDYSVLKFKHHRPACYDGPLDAMAACVVHAGGSDGGIQAHIKACATLGAICSSVVTAHNTIVVQGVSVTLKPWLPERIKATGDTSKFCAIMQRSAIDEKRFN, translated from the exons ATGATTGGtaggaaggaaagaaaaaagggaGTGCAGGCTAGAATGCTAGATTATTCAGTACTAAAGTTTAAACATCACCGTCCAG CCTGCTACGATGGCCCACTAGATGCCATGGCCGCATGTGTTGTTCATGCTGGTGGCAGCGATGGTGGCATCCAGGCCCACATCAAGGCCTGCGCCACGCTGGGAGCAATCTGCTCCTCCGTTGTCACCGCACATAACACCATAGTCGTTCAG GGTGTTTCAGTGACACTGAAACCATGGTTGCCTGAGAGGATTAAAGCCACAG GGGATACCTCAAAATTCTGTGCCATTATGCAAAGGAG TGCTATAGATGAGAAAAGATTCAATTAG